A genomic window from Anopheles ziemanni chromosome X, idAnoZiCoDA_A2_x.2, whole genome shotgun sequence includes:
- the LOC131290432 gene encoding protein kibra: MPKSSNNADLPLGWEINTDYDGKVYFIDHINKKTTWIDPRDKHTKPETFADCIGNELPFGWEESYDSQIGTYYINHNTQTTQLEDPRLQWKSKQDEMLREYLCSAQDTLEAKKEILNVKTQRLHLAQEEYNHLNALAASRTSLCSSTSSCSTKFDPELLRADLAIAKERVFRLKKELSRIQKEMRSTQKGVDTLASVEQKLNSHVNGCYNISEAQAIMEEVKKIQKSLITGEREKKELMKSLAQVKDDLTRLQLRQESPDASTFNLAQDRICAASQTDLSSENFPMGAREMAKMRQRYDEWRKRVKEIQEQLAALEEKIRPGELESDQDRLLLFQEKKQLLLEYRSITPKSRSQTEMRRIQNVCKQLEADLNMAYEESNQCIANRLKLHEEKQALLQQLLEALKEFTHLENQLKSLSASTLSISSSSSLGSLSTASSKGSLSGLSFTDIYGDPLSAEPQIDMVDMNRRVQRLFHPSSEVSLSPRSSLSAETPPASPLKLDWAMAAAAAANGGAAAAAVAAAIAKSGAMALTAATAPSYASAVPSYAVATSSNATSAAAVAAAEYNLDRQRLEEQLQELKIRQLGIAGPLSPIYEKPSYLDIAPAVLLSRSSSTSNTRSVSTTVSDESVAGDSGVFEASRAPLLATKECAQVQIGIRYSTGDSTLCIAIERGSNLTALCLPDGCQLYIRAMLLPPGSASVSAGAGAGVVRTNTVTDFARPLFKTLLLVQLPLDKVYAKSLHVKVMVLIGQREDWVGSAQISLAEFNPADATSRWYNIISRKSMNESELLEGGAAGSTGIKEESSDESTIISSQTSTLTRNQGQEELQAVLEMVYDELSNEDYEEEEDDEDDEDDEDDEEDGGEDVENGAGARSQKQTVVQRQQTDDELQEDGCASAEATELMIQEYMNSVKEQSSSVPGVVESLPEPVERVDKETNTECAFLPERSRRRFPDPNSINHHHHPHHQHQHSHRSSTIEEGSVVDDRLVKRSQTFSPSAVASKTRYICRLNRSDSDSAMHFNNQVTPHPFKRGSVERRSLRYHNRVSKIYHKMHPAVPRTSLDLELDLKAQQTKLETLTDEIGRLRELKHRLEQARDNNDVKVAAWALENEDFLRLVKTVNAATPEERHLAKLLMKTSKEIYKLRKTKVGKGKLDSISFKEKMAFFTRRGVSVPELPSEIFQPQSQSQSQQTQSIQQDGFDQLTPDLVETRLGASFRSIAAAAGKRSSSERGEDYGGSTTPTNSGEMQTTSTGTGTDGDAMDDHRGSDPSSSFSYSDVDRTYGVEV; encoded by the exons GCATACGAAACCGGAAACGTTCGCCGACTGCATCGGTAACGAGCTGCCTTTTGGCTGGGAGGAGAGCTACGACTCGCAGATCGGCACCTACTACATCAACCACAACACGCAGACGACCCAGCTCGAGGACCCCCGGTTGCAATGGAAGAGCAAGCAGGACGAGATGCTGCGCGAGTACCTGTGCTCCGCACAGGACACACTGGAGGCTAAGAAGGAGATCCTGAACGTCAAGACGCAGCGGCTACATCTCGCGCAGGAGGAGTACAACCACCTGAATGCGCTCGCCGCGAGCCGCACGAGCT TGTGCTCCTCTACAAGCTCGTGCAGCACCAAGTTCGATCCGGAGTTGCTCCGGGCCGATCTGGCCATCGCAAAGGAGCGTGTCTTCCGGCTCAAGAAGGAACTGTCGCGGATACAGAAGGAGATGCGTAGTACTCAGAAGGGCGTCGACACGCTGGCAAG tGTGGAGCAGAAGCTGAACTCGCACGTGAACGGCTGCTACAACATCAGCGAGGCGCAAGCCATCATGGAGGAGGTGAAGAAGATCCAGAAGTCATTGATCACCGGCGAGCGGGAGAAGAAGGAGCTGATGAAGAGCCTGGCGCAGGTGAAGGACGACCTTACGCGGCTCCAGCTGCGCCAGGAGAGCCCGGACGCATCAACGTTCAATCTAGCGCAGGACCGCATCTGTGCAGCCTCGCAGACCGACCTCTCGTCGGAGAACTTCCCGATGGGGGCGCGCGAGATGGCGAAGATGCGCCAGCGGTACGACGAGTGGCGCAAGCGCGTCAAGGAGATCCAGGAGCAGCTGGCAGCACTGGAGGAGAAGATCCGGCCGGGTGAGCTCGAGTCGGACCAGGACCGGCTGTTGCTGTTCCAGGAGAAgaagcagctgctgctggagtaCCGCAGCATCACGCCGAAGTCGCGCTCGCAGACGGAAATGCGCCGCATCCAGAACGTGTGCAAGCAGCTCGAAGCGGACCTCAACATGGCGTACGAGGAGTCGAACCAGTGCATCGCCAACCGGCTGAAGCTGCACGAGGAGAAGCAGGCGCTGTTGCAGCAGTTGCTCGAGGCGCTGAAGGAGTTTACGCACCTGGAGAACCAGCTCAAGTCACTGTCAGCCAGCACGCTGTcgatcagcagcagctccagTCTCGGCTCGCTGTCGACCGCATCGAGCAAGGGTTCACTGAGCGGGCTCAGCTTCACCGACATCTACGGCGATCCACTGTCGGCCGAGCCGCAGATCGACATGGTCGACATGAATCGGCGCGTCCAGCGCTTGTTCCACCCCAGCTCCGAGGTGTCGCTGTCCCCACGCAGTAGTCTCTCCGCCGAGACGCCGCCCGCCTCACCACTCAAGCTCGACTGGGCGATGGCGGCTGCCGCGGCGGCTAACGGTGGtgcggcggcagcggccgTGGCGGCTGCGATTGCAAAGAGTGGAGCGATGGCACTGACGGCCGCCACCGCCCCGAGCTATGCGTCGGCCGTGCCCAGCTACGCCGTCGCCACGTCATCCAACGCGACTTCGGCAGCCGCTGTTGCAGCCGCCGAGTACAACCTCGACCGGCAGCGGCTGGAGGAGCAACTGCAGGAGCTGAAGATCCGCCAGCTCGGCATCGCCGGCCCACTGTCGCCGATCTACGAAAAGCCCTCGTACCTTGACATCGCCCCCGCCGTACTGCTCAGCCGCTCGTCCTCCACCTCCAATACACGCTCCGTCTCCACGACCGTGAGCGACGAATCCGTGGCGGGCGACTCGGGCGTCTTCGAGGCATCGCGGGCGCCACTGCTGGCGACCAAGGAGTGTGCGCAGGTGCAGATCGGCATCCGCTACTCGACCGGTGACTCGACACTGTGCATTGCGATCGAGCGGGGTAGCAATCTGACCGCACTCTGCCTGCCCGACGGCTGCCAACTGTACATCCGGGCCATGCTGCTGCCTCCCGGAAGCGCCTCGGTGAGTGCGGGCGCGGGTGCCGGTGTGGTGCGCACCAACACCGTGACGGACTTTGCCCGACCACTCTTCAAGACACTCCTGCTCGTGCAGCTGCCGCTCGACAAAGTATACGCGAAATCACTGCACGTCAAGGTGATGGTGCTAATCGGACAGCGCGAGGACTGGGTAGGCAGTGCGCAGATCAGCCTGGCCGAGTTCAATCCGGCCGATGCCACCAGCCGCTGGTACAACATTATCAGCCGCAAGTCAATGAACGAATCCGAGCTGCTCGAGGGCGGCGCAGCGGGCAGCA CCGGTATCAAGGAGGAGTCATCCGACGAGTCGACGATCATCTCGTCGCAGACGTCCACGCTGACGCGCAACCAGGGCCAGGAGGAACTGCAGGCCGTGCTTGAGATGGTGTACGACGAGCTGTCGAATGAGGACtacgaggaggaagaggacgacgaggacgacgaagatgatgaggacgacgaggaggatgGCGGAGAGGACGTGGAGAATGGCGCGGGAGCTCGATCGCAGAAGCAGACTGTCGTGCAGCGGCAGCAAACGGACGACGAGCTGCAGGAAGATGGTTGCGCTTCAGCGG AAGCCACCGAGCTAATGATACAAGAGTACATGAACAGTGTGAAGGAGCAGAGCAGTAGTGTCCCGGGGGTAGTCGAAAGCCTCCCGGAACCGGTGGAGCGTGTGGATAAGGAGACCAACACCGAGTGCGCCTTCCTGCCCGAGCGGAGCCGCCGGCGGTTCCCCGATCCCAACTCTAtcaaccaccatcatcacccccACCATCAACACCAGCACAGCCATCGCTCGTCAACCATCGAGGAGGGTTCGGTTGTCGACGATCGGCTGGTGAAACGATCGCAAACGTTTTCGCCTAG TGCCGTTGCAAGCAAGACGCGCTACATCTGCCGGCTCAACCGGAGCGACTCCGACTCGGCCATGCACTTTAACAACCAGGTGACGCCGCACCCGTTCAAGCGCGGCTCGGTGGAACGGCGCTCGTTGCGCTACCACAATCGCGTGTCGAAAATCTACCACA AAATGCACCCGGCAGTACCGCGCACCAGCCTCGATCTCGAGCTCGACCTGAAGGCGCAACAGACGAAGCTCGAGACGCTGACGGACGAGATTGGGCGGCTGCGGGAGCTTAAGCACCGGCTGGAGCAAGCACGCGACAACAACGACGTGAAGGTCGCGGCCTGGGCGCTTGAGAACGAGGACTTCCTGCGCCTGGTGAAGACGGTGAACGCAGCCACGCCGGAGGAGCGCCATCTGGCCAAGCTGCTCATGAAGACTTCCAAGGAGATCTACAAGCTGCGCAAGACGAAGGTCGGCAAGGGCAAGCTCGATTCGATATCGTTCAA GGAAAAGATGGCGTTCTTCACACGCCGCGGCGTTTCCGTACCGGAGCTGCCGTCGGAGATATTCCAACCTCAGTCCCAATCGCAGTCGCAGCAGACCCAGTCGATCCAGCAGGACGGGTTCGATCAGCTGACACCAGATTTGGTGGAAACGAGGCTGGGAGCGTCGTTTCGCTCGATAGCGGCGGCGGCTGGCAAGCGCAGTTCGTCGGAAAGAGGCGAAGACTACGGTGGCAGCACCACGCCGACCAACAGTGGCGAGATGCAGACGACGTCGACCGGCACCGGGACCGACGGGGACGCCATGGACGACCATCGCGGTTCGGATCCGTCGTCATCATTCTCGTACAGCGACGTCGACCGCACGTACGGCGTTGAGGTGTGA
- the LOC131290953 gene encoding uncharacterized protein LOC131290953, with translation MSDTEAELAHASTNGGPTANGSSPHLLPSQKVLEEEEAERLAEEERKRNREPPIIFNEVDSKLELERLVDFVDGKLSEEEQEAVDQLHQYLLLGEGAWTFGDCFLVFVGRIFRDQTCFSTDVRVHLLRALANAALKEDIILLLHQDRKEHVLMNFAQDIDRHPPEEQQSIALFMCNLFENNNASEWLLYISEWSYNGQTTSNIRATTKVAVHCLLATCPRLLDIGTALVHNIACKEVKTVVFDDVAVEISMALLQFFNSSPTEEHLFRTMKALAKFVQVSPDVPQFVQMIGPHPKNFKGKSERVDVLIDQISKKIR, from the exons ATGTCAGATACCGAGGCGGAGTTGGCACACGCCAGCACAAACGGAGGCCCAACCGCAAACGGTTCCTCCCCTCACCTGCTTCCCTCACAGAAGGTCCtcgaggaggaagaagcggaGCGACTGGCGGAGGAGGAGCGAAAGCGCAACCGCGAGCCCCCGATCATCTTCAACGAAGTTGAC TCGAAGCTCGAGTTGGAACGGCTGGTAGACTTTGTCGACGGTAAGCTGTCTGAGGAGGAGCAGGAGGCTGTCGACCAGTTGCACCAGTATCTGCTACTCGGCGAAGGTGCCTGGACGTTCGGTGACTGCTTCCTAGTGTTCGTGGGCCGCATCTTCCGCGACCAGACGTGCTTCTCCACGGACGTGCGCGTACATCTGCTGCGAGCGCTGGCAAACGCCGCGCTCAAGGAAGACATCATTCTGCTACTACACCAGGACCGCAAGGAGCACGTTCTGATGAACTTTGCCCAGGACATCGACCGACACCCACCAGAGGAGCAGCAGTCGATCGCACTCTTC ATGTGTAACCTGTTCGAGAACAACAACGCATCGGAGTGGCTACTGTATATCTCCGAGTGGAGCTACAATGGTCAGACGACATCCAACATTCGGGCGACGACGAAGGTGGCGGTCCACTGTCTGCTCGCCACCTGTCCCCGCCTGCTGGACATCGGGACTGCGCTGGTGCACAACATCGCCTGCAAGGAGGTGAAAACGGTCGTGTTCGACGACGTCGCGGTCGAGATCTCGATGGCGCTACTACAGTTCTTCAACAGTTCGCCGACCGAGGAGCACCTGTTCCGCACGATGAAGGCGCTGGCGAAGTTCGTGCAG GTTTCGCCGGATGTGCCGCAGTTCGTGCAGATGATCGGACCGCACCCAAAGAACTTCAAGGGCAAAAGCGAACGGGTGGATGTACTGATCGACCAGATCAGCAAGAAGATACGCTGA
- the LOC131290428 gene encoding putative fatty acyl-CoA reductase CG5065 has product MIVKSLESTVSSVLSLKRPALIAHGEQVRPKDARPLAVIDENNNEFLPSVGEDLELVPEPATTDTLRPFYDGKSVFVTGGTGFLGKVLIEKLLRACEGLRTIYILLRPKRGLTSEQRYKEFVRHPVFDRLRSKTPQLLEKLVCVGGDISLPLLGLSERDHRTLLDQVQVVFHVAATVRFNEGLIEAALLNTIGTKRLLDLCANMQQLQSVVHVSTAYSNPCRSEVDEAVYPPPMDPEQFMQCIQLLPGDVINAIAGKLQGTHPNTYTLTKSITEQLVAQYADRLPLCIVRPSIVTGAVAEPYPGWIDNVYGITGIMMEIGRGTISSIMCDERCTMDVIPVDIVCNTLIAAAWENAQKIATPIRVYNCTSGQVNGIKWHEYGRITQQCAVRNPTKYVMLYPGFRFRTNRLMHKLVEVLLHFLPAYLFDVLMRAQGAKPIMAKIAKRFQKAADTGEYFAMHEWNFRNDNLLGLGRRVRRDRAGADFPCDVQGLDWAAYIENYMLGIRRFVLKDELDSMSQARSKLQRLLWFKRFLQLGALLLLYYFCGLLFRMHHI; this is encoded by the exons ATGATCGTGAAAAGCTTGGAAAGCACCGTCTCATCGGTGTTGAGCCTTAAGCGGCCGGCTCTGATAGCGCACGGTGAGCAGGTGCGCCCGAAAGACGCTCGGCCGCTGGCCGTGATCGACGAGAACAATAACGAGTTCCTCCCGAGCGTCGGCGAGGACCTGGAGCTCGTACCCGAGCCGGCCACCACGGATACGCTACGACCGTTCTACGATGGTAAGAGCGTGTTCGTGACCGGTGGCACCGGGTTCCTCGGTAAGGTGCTGATCGAGAAGCTACTGCGCGCCTGCGAGGGCCTACGCACCATCTACATCCTACTGCGCCCGAAGCGAGGCCTCACCAGCGAGCAGCGCTACAAGGAGTTCGTCCGGCATCCGGTGTTCGACCGGCTGCGCAGCAAGACGCCCCAGCTCCTCGAAAAGCTGGTGTGCGTCGGGGGCGATATCTCGCTGCCGCTTCTTGGACTGTCCGAGCGCGACCATCGCACACTGCTCGACCAGGTGCAGGTGGTGTTCCACGTCGCGGCCACCGTGCGCTTCAACGAGGGACTCATCGAGGCCGCACTGCTTAACACGATCGGCACCAAGCGACTACTGGACCTTTGCGCCAACATGCAACAGCTACAG AGTGTAGTCCACGTCTCGACCGCCTACAGCAACCCGTGTAGGAGCGAGGTCGACGAGGCGGTCTACCCACCGCCGATGGATCCGGAACAATTCATGCAGTGCATACAGCTGCTGCCGGGCGATGTCATCAACGCCATCGCCGGCAAGCTCCAGGGCACCCATCCGAACACCTACACGCTAACGAAGTCCATCACCGAGCAGCTCGTGGCGCAGTACGCCGACCGGCTACCGCTCTGCATCGTCCGCCCATCCATAGTGACGGGTGCGGTGGCCGAACCGTACCCCGGTTGGATCGACAACGTGTACGGCATCACTG GCATCATGATGGAGATCGGACGCGGTACCATCAGCAGCATAATGTGCGACGAACGGTGCACGATGGACGTCATACCGGTCGACATCGTGTGCAACACGCTGATCGCAGCCGCCTGGGAGAACGCCCAAAAAAT TGCAACGCCGATACGTGTGTACAACTGCACCTCGGGGCAGGTGAACGGCATCAAGTGGCACGAATACGGCCGCATAACGCAGCAGTGCGCCGTCCGCAACCCGACCAAGTACGTGATGCTCTATCCAGGCTTCCGGTTCCGCACCAACCGGCTGATGCACAAGCTGGTCGAGGTGCTGCTGCACTTCCTGCCGGCGTACCTGTTCGACGTGCTGATGCGCGCCCAGGGCGCCAAGCCGATCATGGCTAAGATCGCCAAGCGCTTCCAGAAGGCGGCCGACACAGGCGAGTACTTTGCGATGCACGAGTGGAACTTCCGCAACGATAACCTGCTCGGGCTGGGGCGGCGCGTGCGTCGAGACCGGGCCGGCGCCGACTTCCCCTGTGACGTCCAGGGGCTCGACTGGGCAGCGTACATCGAGAACTACATGCTCGGCATCAGGCGCTTCGTACTGAAGGACGAACTCGATAGCATGAGCCAGGCGCGCTCCAAACTCCAGCGGTTGCTCTGGTTCAAGCGCTTCCTGCAGCTCGGTGCGCTTCTGTTGCTGTACTACTTCTGCGGGCTCCTGTTTCGGATGCATCACATCTAG
- the LOC131290821 gene encoding uncharacterized protein LOC131290821 codes for MGSEHSAQLQQQAGVADGAGGALRAGSLHRHSTTATAASGRATIGGNASGGKLQRGNTIAVTGGGGIGSASAGSVGGAGGIPDDGYSTSSATPSSAYICDSRPVSPPMSVCSDSDLPYISYTDKPIGDSPKLRNKQQAKQVKSRPNSAIIMNRSSQQQQQYQHHYQHQQHSQPFESGRGGSAPSGRGRPISAAGAHSIVVVKSGAVKDVGIEKDDDIVRLQSVPMFLPVMRGTLTLPANRDPDVLERLQPTHLINMCSRLQSHFNTCAMHVSSEQQQITNKIKEVDQEISSALAQLVQKQKLYTSYAETFSKVRQISQQLTRCNDILNQNIESMEYLNNLLSVDDRLEPFVWKTE; via the exons ATGGGTTCGGAACATTCGGCGCAACTGCAGCAGCAGGCGGGTGTAGCTGACGGTGCCGGCGGAGCACTCCGGGCCGGGAGTCTTCATCGGCATTCGACAACGGCAACGGCCGCGTCAGGACGCGCTACCATTGGCGGCAATGCATCCGGCGGCAAACTGCAGCGTGGCAATACGATTGCCGTGACGGGAGGGGGTGGTATCGGGTCGGCGAGCGCTGGTAGCGTTGGAGGCGCCGGAGGCATTCCGGACGATGGATACTCAACCTCGTCCGCGACACCCTCGTCGGCGTACATCTGTGATTCGCGCCCGGTCTCGCCACCGATGAGCGTCTGCTCCGACTCCGACCTGCCATACATATCATACACCGACAAACCGATCGGCG ATTCGCCCAAGCTGCGTAACAAGCAACAGGCAAAACAGGTGAAATCGCGGCCCAACAGTGCCATCATCATGAACCGCTcatcgcagcagcagcaacagtatcAGCACCActatcagcatcagcagcattcCCAGCCATTCGAAAGTGGCCGCGGTGGTAGTGCGCCCAGCGGCCGCGGCAGACCGATATCGGCTGCGGGTGCGCACAGTATTGTGGTGGTGAAATCGGGCGCCGTCAAGGACGTCGGCATCGAGAAGGACGACGATATCGTGCGGTTGCAG AGTGTCCCGATGTTTCTTCCGGTGATGCGCGGTACACTGACGCTGCCGGCCAACCGCGACCCGGACGTGCTGGAACGGCTGCAGCCCACGCACCTCATCAACATGTGCAGCCGGTTGCAGTCGCACTTCAACACCTGCGCCATGCACGTCTCAtccgagcagcagcagatcACCAACAAAATCAAAGAG GTGGACCAGGAAATCTCTAGCGCGCTGGCGCAGCTGGTGCAGAAGCAGAAGCTGTACACCTCGTACGCGGAAACGTTCTCCAAGGTGCGGCAGATTTCGCAACAGCTGACGCGCTGCAACGACATACTCAACCAGAACATCGAGAGTATGGAGTATCTGAACAATTTGCTTAGCGTCGACGATCGCCTGGAGCCGTTCGTGTGGAAAACCGAGTAG
- the LOC131290431 gene encoding sodium-independent sulfate anion transporter-like has protein sequence MVHEEEELRYLRGDAETQSATINPAGRSGKEVPLSPPGSDVNSESWIRRGLHFCSPTRRIPILSWIRRYDSEDFISDLIAGITLGLTMIPQSIAYATIAGLPTQYGLYAAFMGSLVYVFFGTVKEVSIGPTSLMSLLTLQYTAGRPPGYVIVLAFASGLVELAMGIFRLGFLVCLISAPVTSAFTSATALIIIGVQLRNLLGIPRLATGDGGFFGTVMNVLGRLNEAKLGDTALGVFCIVLLIALQQLPKCAPARGYPFLRRTLWYVSLARNALVVLASAILAYHLSASSADGSVPFRLSGNVEPGLPSFEWPMRGVTVGNTTVPFLEVTAQLGSGLLLVPLVAVLANVAIAKAFASETVVDATQELLALGLCNLVGSCFRAMPTTGAFTRSAVSHASGVRTPLSGLYSALLTLLALGVLTPYFYYIPRATLAAVLIAAVTSMVDFGIVRRLPRPPRHSPADLLSWTLCFAVCLILGVELGLLCGMGVSLLEPLRHSVWPRADCTTETDPTTDTRYRRIRPRNVPALLYPGVDRLRKLVLAEAHRQLADVSGTPGVTLPLPLVLDCERLVALDFSSARALRELTQQVHQLGGTLYLRDVPSAWRSSLQLTETTYGLAIP, from the exons ATGGTGCACGAGGAAGAAGAACTTCGCTATCTGCGAGGTGATGCGGAAACACAGTCCGCCACAATCAACCCTGCTGGGCGCTCCGGAAAAGAGGTCCCTCTGTCACCACCCGGTTCCGATGTCAACTCGGAGTCCTGGATACGCCGAGGATTACACTTTTGTTCGCCCACGAGACGAATACCGATTTTGTCCTGGATCCGACGGTATGACAGTGAGGATTTCATCTCTGATCTTATTGCTGGCATAACCCTCGGACTGACGATGATCCCGCAGAGTATCGCTTACGCTACCATAGCGGGACTTCCCACACAGTACGGTCTCTATGCAGCTTTCATGG GTTCGCTGGTGTACGTGTTTTTCGGTACGGTGAAGGAAGTCTCCATTGGTCCGACCAGCCTGATGTCACTGCTGACCTTACAGTACACTGCCGGACGCCCTCCCGGCTACGTGATAGTGCTTGCGTTCGCCTCCGGATTGGTCGAACTGGCAATGGGTATCTTCCGGCTGGGGTTTCTCGTGTGCTTAATCTCGGCGCCCGTCACATCTGCGTTCACCTCCGCCACAGCCCTCATCATCATTGGCGTCCAGCTGCGCAATCTGCTCGGCATTCCCCGGCTGGCTACCGGCGATGGTGGATTCTTCGGGACGGTGATGAATGTGCTGGGCAGGCTCAATGAGGCCAAATTGGGTGACACTGCGCTTGGCGTTTTCTGCATCGTGCTGCTGATCGCCCTCCAGCAGCTACCCAAGTGCGCTCCGGCCAGGGGCTACCCGTTTTTGCGTCGCACGCTGTGGTACGTGTCGCTTGCCCGCAATGCGCTGGTGGTTCTCGCATCGGCCATTCTCGCCTACCATCTGTCAGCATCTTCCGCTGACGGTTCGGTGCCTTTTCGACTGTCCGGCAACGTTGAGCCTGGCTTGCCTTCGTTTGAGTGGCCGATGCGAGGAGTTACCGTCGGCAACACGACCGTTCCCTTCCTCGAAGTCACCGCGCAACTTGGGAGTGGTCTGCTGCTTGTGCCCCTAGTGGCTGTCCTGGCGAATGTAGCCATCGCCAAAGCGTTCG CCTCGGAGACGGTTGTCGACGCCACTCAAGAACTTTTGGCGCTTGGACTCTGCAACTTGGTAGGCTCGTGCTTCCGCGCCATGCCAACCACCGGTGCCTTCACACGGTCCGCCGTTAGCCACGCCAGTGGTGTCCGTACGCCCCTCTCCGGCCTGTACTCGGCCCTCCTCACGCTGCTCGCCCTCGGAGTCCTCACGCCCTACTTCTACTACATTCCGCGGGCCACCCTCGCCGCCGTACTGATCGCCGCCGTCACCTCCATGGTGGACTTCGGAATCGTGCGCCGACTTCCGCGTCCCCCACGCCACTCACCCGCCGATCTCCTCTCCTGGACGCTCTGCTTCGCCGTGTGTCTGATCCTGGGCGTCGAGCTGGGACTCCTGTGCGGGATGGGCGTCAGTCTGCTCGAACCTCTGAGGCACTCGGTGTGGCCGCGTGCCGACTGTACCACCGAAACCGATCCCACCACCGACACCCGCTACCGCCGAATCCGTCCGCGTAACGTGCCAGCCCTGCTCTACCCCGGCGTCGACCGACTCCGAAAGCTCGTGCTGGCCGAGGCGCATCGTCAGCTGGCCGATGTATCCGGAACTCCCGGCGTCACGTTGCCGTTGCCACTCGTACTCGACTGCGAGCGTCTCGTGGCGCTAGACTTCAGCTCCGCCCGTGCCCTTCGGGAGCTCACCCAGCAAGTACACCAACTCGGGGGCACCCTGTACCTGCGAGACGTACCTTCGGCGTGGCGCAGCTCCCTGCAGCTCACCGAAACGACCTACGGTCTTGCCATACCCTAA
- the LOC131290822 gene encoding uncharacterized protein LOC131290822: MAQQKFFSGLTEGMINRSAGERPDRQKTHFFWPDEYAPDVEAPKRKENAPNPPQRPINGKVHEHEQRDPDPAPATRGHQQKNTASHIQFYDGVESSFGELERSKAHERRRIEQFLRQQSEEDTGEAARAKRLSTLQSKIEFYDYPPESVAAGEPRVIIHRFGGSARSVQESPPRSRAASRQDIDTTYQDEEFEFDDRSSIRSSASSYAPSCYRRTSHVSDLPEHKRNSQRHLRSSINFHNGCTIADDSEAPRKTVSVRESATSRVGVGLPNL; the protein is encoded by the exons ATGGCTCAGCAAAAGTTCTTCTCCGGGCTGACGGAGGGCATGATCAATCGGTCCGCCGGTGAGCGTCCAGATCGACAAAAGACACACTTCTTCTGGCCGGACGAGTACGCGCCGGATGTAGAAGCGCCGAAGAGGAAGGAGAATGCTCCAAATCCTCCTCAACGGCCCATCAATGGGAAAGTTCACGAGCACGAGCAGCGTG ATCCAGATCCGGCACCGGCAACCCGTGGTCACCAGCAGAAGAACACAGCGTCACACATTCAGTTCTACGATGGCGTCGAGTCATCGTTCGGTGAGCTGGAGCGCTCGAAGGCACACGAGCGGCGTCGCAtcgagcagtttctacgtcaGCAGTCCGAAGAGGACACGGGCGAGGCGGCACGCGCCAAACGACTCAGCACGCTGCAATCCAAGATCGAGTTCTACGACTACCCGCCAGAATCGGTGGCTGCCGGGGAGCCGCGCGTCATCATCCACCGGTTCGGTGGGTCGGCCCGGTCGGTGCAAGAGTCCCCACCAAGGAGCAGAGCCGCCAGCCGCCAGGATATCGACACCACATACCAGGACGAAGAGTTCGAGTTTGACGACCGCAGCAGCATACGCTCGAGCGCATCGTCCTACGCACCAAGCTGCTACCGCCGGACGTCGCATGTTTCTGACCTGCCCGAGCACAAGCGCAACTCTCAGCGCCACCTGCGATCGAGCATCAACTTCCACAACGGCTGCACGATCGCCGACGACAGCGAGGCCCCGCGGAAGACCGTGAGCGTTCGCGAATCGGCCACATCGCGCGTTGGCGTTGGCCTACCCAACCTCTAA